One Capsicum annuum cultivar UCD-10X-F1 chromosome 2, UCD10Xv1.1, whole genome shotgun sequence genomic window carries:
- the LOC107859212 gene encoding probable LRR receptor-like serine/threonine-protein kinase RFK1 isoform X2 translates to MYSSGNSITAWILRLHCCFLFFIFTDSKVPQQEVDVLQQIAKTMGATYLSFNADSCIIEEVIVNSKPQWSEKFVGCHLGNGSDEVHHISKIVLKGLSLPGVLPPELVKLPYIQEIDFAYNYLSGSIPVEWAATKMTNISVIVNRLSGLIPKELGNISSLLYLNLEANQFSGRVPSELGKLINLQTLILSSNQLMGEVPTSFSGLINLTDFRISDNNFSGRIPDFIQNWKQLTKLEMHATGLEGPIPSNISLLNKLTDLRISDIGGPAQAFPLLSDIMGLHNLVLRNCNLSGELPVYIWAMKDLQTLDVTFNKLVGEIPNNISARSMLKFVFLTGNMLSGDIPDSILKNGINVDLSYNNFTWQGPDQHACQPNMNLYLNLYKSSAAVSPLRRVLPCTKDFTCPRYGCSLHVNSGGNDFTVKESDGEVDYAGDADVDGGSARYFKASTNYWGFSSTGDFMDDNNDQNARFIESTPSKGLSELYNNARMSPLSLTYFRYCLRNGSYNVSLHFAEITFTNDSTSNSLGRRVFDIYIQDKLVWKDFNIVNEAGGVQKPVVSHFNTSVTDNTLEIRFYWAGKGTIRIPFRGHYGPLISAISLKPTFGSCSEEDKKSVTVYVIVGVVATCIFLLVMSTLWWKGYLQCKKKQRKDLEDMELQTVSFTLKQIKAATNNFDASNKIGEGGFGAVFKGQLSDGTSVAVKQLSRQSRQGNREFLNEIGMISCLQHPNLVKLHGCCIEGTELLLVYEYLENNSLARALFNSDKSQLILDWPTRFKICVGIAKGLAFLHEESSLKIVHRDIKATNVLLDRDLNPKISDFGLARLTEDDNTHISTRVAGTIGYMAPEYALWGYLTYKADVYSFGIVLLETVSGKNNYNYAPSDNFICLLDWACHLLQNGKIEELIDDKLGLQFNKEEAERVVKLALLCTSATPSLRPVMSEVVRMLEGKQDVPDDIPEASMYTDDLRVKALKDFQRERQNESASSTQAQLASSQTASDLCDYNPESRSD, encoded by the exons ATGTACTCATCTGGAAACAGCATCACAGCTTGGATTCTGAGATTACACTGTTGCTTCTTGTTCTTCATATTTACAGACTCCAAAGTGCCTCAACAAGAAG TGGATGTCCTCCAACAAATAGCCAAGACGATGGGTGCAACATATTTGAGTTTCAATGCAGATTCATGCATAATTGAAGAGGTTATAGTCAACAGTAAGCCACAGTGGTCTGAGAAATTTGTTGGATGTCATCTTGGCAACGGAAGCGATGAAGTCCACCACATCAGTAAAAT TGTATTAAAGGGTCTTAGTCTTCCAGGAGTACTCCCACCTGAATTAGTAAAGCTTCCCTACATCCAAGAAAT TGATTTTGCATACAACTATCTCAGTGGTAGTATACCAGTTGAGTGGGCCGCAACAAAGATGACTAACAT CTCTGTTATTGTAAACCGGTTGTCAGGGCTAATCCCAAAGGAGTTGGGAAACATCAGCAGCCTTTTGTACCT GAATCTCGAGGCAAACCAGTTTTCAGGCAGGGTTCCGTCTGAACTAGGGAAACTGATCAACTTGCAAACCCT GATTTTATCCTCCAACCAATTGATGGGAGAGGTGCCAACTTCATTTTCTGGACTCATAAATTTAACAGATTT TAGGATAAGTGATAACAATTTCAGTGGACGGATTCCAGATTTCATACAGAACTGGAAACAACTTACCAAACT GGAAATGCATGCCACCGGACTAGAGGGCCCCATTCCATCAAACATATCTCTTCTGAATAAGTTAACAGATTT GAGGATCAGTGACATAGGTGGACCAGCTCAGGCATTTCCTTTACTGAGTGATATCATGGGCTTGCATAACTT GGTATTGAGAAACTGCAACCTTTCTGGAGAGCTTCCTGTATATATTTGGGCGATGAAGGATCTGCAAACATT AGACGTTACCTTCAACAAGTTAGTCGGAGAAATCCCAAACAATATTAGTGCTAGAAGTATGCTGAAGTTTGT GTTTCTTACTGGCAACATGCTCAGTGGAGATATACCAGACTCAATTTTGAAAAATGGAATAAATGT TGATCTGTCCTACAATAATTTTACATGGCAAGGGCCTGACCAACATGCCTGTCAACCAAACAT GAATCTGTATCTAAACTTGTACAAGAGCTCTGCAGCAGTAAGCCCCTT AAGGAGAGTTCTTCCATGTACGAAGGATTTCACTTGTCCTCGGT ATGGGTGTTCGTTACATGTTAATAGTGGTGGAAATGATTTTACTGTAAAGGAGAGCGATGGAGAAGTTGATTATGCAGGAGATGCAGATGTTGATGGTGGTTCTGCTAGATATTTCAAAGCTAGCACCAATTATTGGGGATTTAGTAGCACTGGGGACTTTATGGATGATAACAACGATCAAAATGCACGCTTTATTGAAAGTACACCATCAAAAGGTCTTTCTGAATTGTACAATAATGCACGGATGTCTCCACTTTCACTCACTTACTTCCGCTATTGCTTGAGGAATGGGAGCTACAATGTCAGCTTGCACTTTGCTGAGATAACTTTTACAAATGACAGCACCTCTAACAGTCTTGGAAGGCGAGTGTTTGATATATACATCCAG GATAAATTAGTTTGGAAAGACTTCAATATTGTGAATGAGGCTGGTGGAGTTCAAAAGCCCGTGGTTAGTCACTTTAACACCAGTGTAACAGATAATACTTTGGAGATTCGATTTTACTGGGCTGGCAAAGGAACTATCAGAATCCCATTTAGGGGGCATTACGGTCCCCTAATATCTGCTATTTCACTCAAACCAA CTTTTGGATCTTGTTCAGAGGAAGATAAAAAGAGTGTGactgtttatgttattgttggagTAGTGGCTACATGCATTTTCTTGTTGGTAATGAGCACACTATGGTGGAAAGGATATCTTCAATGCAAAAAGAAACAGAGAAAAG ATTTAGAGGACATGGAGCTGCAGACCGTTTCTTTTACTTTAAAGCAAATAAAGGCTGCCACTAATAACTTTGATGCTTCTAACAAGATAGGGGAAGGTGGTTTTGGCGCAGTTTTCAAG GGCCAGTTATCTGATGGTACTTCAGTTGCAGTAAAGCAGCTCTCGCGTCAATCAAGACAGGGGAACCGCGAATTTTTAAATGAGATTGGCATGATTTCTTGTTTGCAACACCCAAATCTTGTAAAGCTGCATGGTTGCTGCATTGAAGGGACTGAATTGCTGCTCGTATatgaatacttggaaaacaataGCCTCGCTCGCGCATTATTTA ATTCAGACAAAAGTCAATTGATACTTGATTGGCCGACAAGGTTCAAGATTTGTGTTGGAATTGCTAAAGGTCTGGCCTTCCTTCATGAGGAATCAAGCCTTAAAATTGTACACAGAGACATTAAAGCGACTAATGTACTGCTAGATAGAGATCTAAATCCCAAAATTTCGGACTTCGGGCTGGCTAGACTTACTGAAGATGACAATACCCATATTAGCACTCGAGTTGCTGGAACAAT AGGATACATGGCACCCGAGTATGCACTATGGGGTTATTTGACCTACAAAGCAGATGTCTACAGCTTTGGGATTGTCCTCCTGGAAACTGTTAGCGGCAAGAACAACTATAACTATGCACCTTCCGACAATTTCATTTGTCTTTTAGATTGG GCCTGTCACTTGCTACAAAATGGGAAAATAGAGGAGCTCATCGATGATAAATTGGGTTTGCAGTTCAACAAAGAAGAAGCAGAAAGGGTTGTAAAATTAGCACTATTATGCACTAGTGCAACACCATCACTCAGGCCTGTAATGTCTGAGGTTGTACGCATGCTTGAAGGAAAACAAGATGTCCCTGATGATATCCCAGAAGCCAGTATGTATACTGACGATTTAAGAGTTAAAGCCTTGAAAGATTTCCAACGAGAGAGACAAAATGAAAGCGCGTCAAGTACTCAAGCTCAGTTAGCAAGCAGTCAAACTGCCTCTGATCTCTGTGATTACAATCCAGAATCAAGATCTGACTGA
- the LOC107859212 gene encoding probable LRR receptor-like serine/threonine-protein kinase RFK1 isoform X1: MYSSGNSITAWILRLHCCFLFFIFTDSKVPQQEVDVLQQIAKTMGATYLSFNADSCIIEEVIVNSKPQWSEKFVGCHLGNGSDEVHHISKIVLKGLSLPGVLPPELVKLPYIQEIDFAYNYLSGSIPVEWAATKMTNISVIVNRLSGLIPKELGNISSLLYLNLEANQFSGRVPSELGKLINLQTLILSSNQLMGEVPTSFSGLINLTDFRISDNNFSGRIPDFIQNWKQLTKLEMHATGLEGPIPSNISLLNKLTDLRISDIGGPAQAFPLLSDIMGLHNLVLRNCNLSGELPVYIWAMKDLQTLDVTFNKLVGEIPNNISARSMLKFVFLTGNMLSGDIPDSILKNGINVDLSYNNFTWQGPDQHACQPNMNLYLNLYKSSAAVSPLRRVLPCTKDFTCPRYGCSLHVNSGGNDFTVKESDGEVDYAGDADVDGGSARYFKASTNYWGFSSTGDFMDDNNDQNARFIESTPSKGLSELYNNARMSPLSLTYFRYCLRNGSYNVSLHFAEITFTNDSTSNSLGRRVFDIYIQDKLVWKDFNIVNEAGGVQKPVVSHFNTSVTDNTLEIRFYWAGKGTIRIPFRGHYGPLISAISLKPTFGSCSEEDKKSVTVYVIVGVVATCIFLLVMSTLWWKGYLQCKKKQRKDLEDMELQTVSFTLKQIKAATNNFDASNKIGEGGFGAVFKGQLSDGTSVAVKQLSRQSRQGNREFLNEIGMISCLQHPNLVKLHGCCIEGTELLLVYEYLENNSLARALFICWTTLDSDKSQLILDWPTRFKICVGIAKGLAFLHEESSLKIVHRDIKATNVLLDRDLNPKISDFGLARLTEDDNTHISTRVAGTIGYMAPEYALWGYLTYKADVYSFGIVLLETVSGKNNYNYAPSDNFICLLDWACHLLQNGKIEELIDDKLGLQFNKEEAERVVKLALLCTSATPSLRPVMSEVVRMLEGKQDVPDDIPEASMYTDDLRVKALKDFQRERQNESASSTQAQLASSQTASDLCDYNPESRSD, encoded by the exons ATGTACTCATCTGGAAACAGCATCACAGCTTGGATTCTGAGATTACACTGTTGCTTCTTGTTCTTCATATTTACAGACTCCAAAGTGCCTCAACAAGAAG TGGATGTCCTCCAACAAATAGCCAAGACGATGGGTGCAACATATTTGAGTTTCAATGCAGATTCATGCATAATTGAAGAGGTTATAGTCAACAGTAAGCCACAGTGGTCTGAGAAATTTGTTGGATGTCATCTTGGCAACGGAAGCGATGAAGTCCACCACATCAGTAAAAT TGTATTAAAGGGTCTTAGTCTTCCAGGAGTACTCCCACCTGAATTAGTAAAGCTTCCCTACATCCAAGAAAT TGATTTTGCATACAACTATCTCAGTGGTAGTATACCAGTTGAGTGGGCCGCAACAAAGATGACTAACAT CTCTGTTATTGTAAACCGGTTGTCAGGGCTAATCCCAAAGGAGTTGGGAAACATCAGCAGCCTTTTGTACCT GAATCTCGAGGCAAACCAGTTTTCAGGCAGGGTTCCGTCTGAACTAGGGAAACTGATCAACTTGCAAACCCT GATTTTATCCTCCAACCAATTGATGGGAGAGGTGCCAACTTCATTTTCTGGACTCATAAATTTAACAGATTT TAGGATAAGTGATAACAATTTCAGTGGACGGATTCCAGATTTCATACAGAACTGGAAACAACTTACCAAACT GGAAATGCATGCCACCGGACTAGAGGGCCCCATTCCATCAAACATATCTCTTCTGAATAAGTTAACAGATTT GAGGATCAGTGACATAGGTGGACCAGCTCAGGCATTTCCTTTACTGAGTGATATCATGGGCTTGCATAACTT GGTATTGAGAAACTGCAACCTTTCTGGAGAGCTTCCTGTATATATTTGGGCGATGAAGGATCTGCAAACATT AGACGTTACCTTCAACAAGTTAGTCGGAGAAATCCCAAACAATATTAGTGCTAGAAGTATGCTGAAGTTTGT GTTTCTTACTGGCAACATGCTCAGTGGAGATATACCAGACTCAATTTTGAAAAATGGAATAAATGT TGATCTGTCCTACAATAATTTTACATGGCAAGGGCCTGACCAACATGCCTGTCAACCAAACAT GAATCTGTATCTAAACTTGTACAAGAGCTCTGCAGCAGTAAGCCCCTT AAGGAGAGTTCTTCCATGTACGAAGGATTTCACTTGTCCTCGGT ATGGGTGTTCGTTACATGTTAATAGTGGTGGAAATGATTTTACTGTAAAGGAGAGCGATGGAGAAGTTGATTATGCAGGAGATGCAGATGTTGATGGTGGTTCTGCTAGATATTTCAAAGCTAGCACCAATTATTGGGGATTTAGTAGCACTGGGGACTTTATGGATGATAACAACGATCAAAATGCACGCTTTATTGAAAGTACACCATCAAAAGGTCTTTCTGAATTGTACAATAATGCACGGATGTCTCCACTTTCACTCACTTACTTCCGCTATTGCTTGAGGAATGGGAGCTACAATGTCAGCTTGCACTTTGCTGAGATAACTTTTACAAATGACAGCACCTCTAACAGTCTTGGAAGGCGAGTGTTTGATATATACATCCAG GATAAATTAGTTTGGAAAGACTTCAATATTGTGAATGAGGCTGGTGGAGTTCAAAAGCCCGTGGTTAGTCACTTTAACACCAGTGTAACAGATAATACTTTGGAGATTCGATTTTACTGGGCTGGCAAAGGAACTATCAGAATCCCATTTAGGGGGCATTACGGTCCCCTAATATCTGCTATTTCACTCAAACCAA CTTTTGGATCTTGTTCAGAGGAAGATAAAAAGAGTGTGactgtttatgttattgttggagTAGTGGCTACATGCATTTTCTTGTTGGTAATGAGCACACTATGGTGGAAAGGATATCTTCAATGCAAAAAGAAACAGAGAAAAG ATTTAGAGGACATGGAGCTGCAGACCGTTTCTTTTACTTTAAAGCAAATAAAGGCTGCCACTAATAACTTTGATGCTTCTAACAAGATAGGGGAAGGTGGTTTTGGCGCAGTTTTCAAG GGCCAGTTATCTGATGGTACTTCAGTTGCAGTAAAGCAGCTCTCGCGTCAATCAAGACAGGGGAACCGCGAATTTTTAAATGAGATTGGCATGATTTCTTGTTTGCAACACCCAAATCTTGTAAAGCTGCATGGTTGCTGCATTGAAGGGACTGAATTGCTGCTCGTATatgaatacttggaaaacaataGCCTCGCTCGCGCATTATTTA TATGTTGGACAACTTTAGATTCAGACAAAAGTCAATTGATACTTGATTGGCCGACAAGGTTCAAGATTTGTGTTGGAATTGCTAAAGGTCTGGCCTTCCTTCATGAGGAATCAAGCCTTAAAATTGTACACAGAGACATTAAAGCGACTAATGTACTGCTAGATAGAGATCTAAATCCCAAAATTTCGGACTTCGGGCTGGCTAGACTTACTGAAGATGACAATACCCATATTAGCACTCGAGTTGCTGGAACAAT AGGATACATGGCACCCGAGTATGCACTATGGGGTTATTTGACCTACAAAGCAGATGTCTACAGCTTTGGGATTGTCCTCCTGGAAACTGTTAGCGGCAAGAACAACTATAACTATGCACCTTCCGACAATTTCATTTGTCTTTTAGATTGG GCCTGTCACTTGCTACAAAATGGGAAAATAGAGGAGCTCATCGATGATAAATTGGGTTTGCAGTTCAACAAAGAAGAAGCAGAAAGGGTTGTAAAATTAGCACTATTATGCACTAGTGCAACACCATCACTCAGGCCTGTAATGTCTGAGGTTGTACGCATGCTTGAAGGAAAACAAGATGTCCCTGATGATATCCCAGAAGCCAGTATGTATACTGACGATTTAAGAGTTAAAGCCTTGAAAGATTTCCAACGAGAGAGACAAAATGAAAGCGCGTCAAGTACTCAAGCTCAGTTAGCAAGCAGTCAAACTGCCTCTGATCTCTGTGATTACAATCCAGAATCAAGATCTGACTGA